The genomic interval CTGAGgacaaatgtcattaaaatgagCATACAAGTCACCAAACTGGATTAACAAAAGTCTGCACGTTGGTTCGGCCTCACCTTGTAGAAATGGCGACATCCACTCTCCATTTAAATTCATGTATTGTAGGCAGGTGGGGGTCCCTCTGAGAAGTCGCTGCTTCTAGAGTTGCACGCCTGAAAATATGGAGAAATACCTCACTCTCAGGTGAGTAATGGAAAAAGGGAACTGTGCGCAAAACGTACCGATTTCCAAAAACCACACTGCAGAAATCAGTAATGAAGTCTTCTGGTATCCTGAGGTCAAAACAAAGAAGTCATTAACAAGAAAGGAAGTACCAGCAAAATGGAGGACGGTGATCAATAAATGAAGATTCTTGCCTCAGGTCACGAAGATCTTCTTTAAAGGCCTAGGAAGGCACATAAACTTTATCAGACATCATATCGGATATTCTAAACTCAACTACCAGCTATGTAAAGCAAACGCACCACTGTGATATGTGCATTATCTAGCACAACGCCagggggcagtgttttcctgagTGTGAGCTCAGTGCatatgctaacatatgctaacatgtttgAAAAGAGGAATTCATGACATTACCCGTTACTGGAAAACAATACTCACACAATTTTGACCTCTACCTTTCAAAGTATTACAAACAGCTCACCTCTTGCTTAAGTAATGCCGGTCGTACGCGGATAGCCTCAGACAATAGTCTGTACATTCCAGCGACCACGTGACTGAGCTTCTCCCGTGGCAGCACACTCGTCTCTGCTATTGACTTCATCGTGTCTGTGCAGTCCTTCCCCTCCAGGGCATTCACCACGGCTACAATGGAAGAACGCACAATAACAGCACTCAACTGTTTGTTGTACAATTCAAATGGGAAATCCGTGTTTGGCTTTCAAGCGATCGTCGATTTCAGCAGCCAGTACCTTTCAGTATTTTCCTGAACATGTCTTGCTCCACATCCGTGAGGTATTTTGCCATAGATTCGATTTCTGGGGGTATTCTACCACCCAGAAAGCTGTTGTCCTTTCCTTGGGTTAGTGACATTACAACACATTCAATTCCGTACAACGTAGTGACAAGAACGGAATTACATACATGTGTAGCGTTCGGTGTGTATGATAACTTCCGCGttgtgtcacatgacttgtcGCGATGAGTCACTTCTCGCGAGAACAACACAGCTCGTTGGTGGCGACTGGCGAGGATTTGCAAATGGAGGTTGCGGAAAATCTCAGACTTTGAACGACAATAGGTTGGtactttttgtcctttttacCCCTCAAATCTTCACAAGTTGAATTTATTGTGTTCATAGTCACTCGTATGTTGGTAAACTGACTTTGGTACCATTTGATGGCTTTCGTCGCCGCCTGGTTGGCA from Doryrhamphus excisus isolate RoL2022-K1 chromosome 23, RoL_Dexc_1.0, whole genome shotgun sequence carries:
- the commd5 gene encoding COMM domain-containing protein 5, giving the protein MSLTQGKDNSFLGGRIPPEIESMAKYLTDVEQDMFRKILKAVVNALEGKDCTDTMKSIAETSVLPREKLSHVVAGMYRLLSEAIRVRPALLKQEAFKEDLRDLRIPEDFITDFCSVVFGNRRATLEAATSQRDPHLPTIHEFKWRVDVAISTSSVARALQPSVLMQMKLSNGRAHQFEVPVSKFQELRYNVALILKEMNDLEKRSILRIQD